Proteins from one Mycobacterium adipatum genomic window:
- a CDS encoding PucR family transcriptional regulator has translation MEPAWTGAQGDEQRRVWLTVLRPAAAGLAERASEIAQAVNEHTSERLPELLVNEEALEVSRASTEASIRDFAEALLTGADPSGATHLPAPTLAYARDGARHGIPLTTLMRSYRLAHAATSGHFAAILETHAGDTDELRLASELGSAWMFAYVDAALCLVEEAYTAERDRWLRSAAASQAETIGTILAGKPIDIDVATRRLRHDLRRVQVAVIAWLEHHEEGRNTQAVLEAAIRDIASAIGSQRPLVHPLGILSTAAWIGSHSAVPPKVLDELRFRTAEAPGVRVAIGEPERGIGGFRSSYLEAAEAQRIARLASRPSGSVTRYDSISLRAISTVDAEQSRVFVQRELGRLGSRDETTRRLAATLRTFLDENCSRGRTAKRLHIHENTVAYRVRQAEELLGRPFENRTLELRVALALADLVGEASDAEGATTPIPAS, from the coding sequence ATGGAGCCGGCCTGGACGGGCGCGCAGGGCGATGAACAGCGCCGGGTGTGGTTGACGGTGCTGCGGCCCGCCGCCGCAGGGCTGGCCGAACGCGCCAGTGAGATTGCGCAGGCGGTCAACGAACACACCAGTGAGCGATTGCCCGAACTGCTCGTCAACGAGGAAGCCCTCGAGGTCAGCCGCGCCAGCACCGAGGCCAGTATCCGCGACTTTGCCGAGGCGCTGCTGACCGGAGCCGACCCGAGCGGTGCAACACACCTGCCGGCGCCAACCCTTGCCTATGCCCGCGACGGCGCGCGACATGGCATACCGCTGACGACGCTGATGCGCAGCTATCGCCTGGCCCACGCCGCGACATCTGGGCATTTCGCGGCCATCCTGGAAACCCACGCCGGCGACACCGACGAGCTGCGTCTCGCATCCGAATTGGGTTCGGCGTGGATGTTCGCCTATGTCGACGCCGCGCTGTGTCTGGTGGAGGAGGCGTACACCGCCGAACGCGATCGATGGTTGCGCAGCGCCGCCGCCAGCCAGGCCGAGACGATCGGCACCATCCTGGCCGGAAAGCCCATTGACATCGACGTGGCCACCCGCCGGCTACGCCACGACCTCCGCCGCGTGCAGGTCGCCGTCATCGCCTGGTTGGAGCATCATGAAGAGGGCCGCAACACACAGGCCGTCCTGGAAGCGGCGATCCGCGATATCGCCTCCGCGATCGGTAGTCAGCGGCCCCTTGTTCATCCACTGGGCATCCTGTCCACCGCGGCCTGGATCGGCTCCCACAGCGCCGTGCCGCCGAAGGTGTTGGACGAGTTACGGTTTCGAACGGCCGAGGCGCCTGGGGTGCGGGTCGCGATCGGTGAACCCGAGCGTGGCATCGGCGGTTTTCGTTCCAGCTATCTCGAGGCGGCCGAGGCGCAACGGATCGCCCGCCTGGCCAGCCGCCCGAGCGGCAGCGTCACCCGCTACGACAGCATCTCCCTGCGGGCGATCTCCACCGTGGACGCCGAACAGTCGCGGGTGTTCGTGCAGCGCGAACTGGGCCGGCTGGGGTCCAGGGACGAAACCACGCGCCGGCTGGCGGCCACGCTGCGCACTTTTCTCGACGAGAACTGCAGCCGCGGAAGAACCGCCAAGCGACTGCACATCCACGAGAACACCGTTGCCTATCGGGTCCGCCAGGCCGAGGAACTGCTGGGGCGGCCGTTCGAGAACCGGACGCTGGAACTGCGGGTGGCGCTGGCCCTCGCCGATCTCGTCGGGGAGGCCTCCGACGCGGAGGGAGCGACGACGCCCATCCCGGCGAGCTGA
- a CDS encoding arylsulfatase: MTETVVAPTLPGGGVLPFPPVPSASVAGRTLDESSYAQRQVLRRLHQDAPNIVIVLIDDAGPGLPSGLGGEVNTATLDRFCAEGVSYNRFHTTAMCSPTRASLLTGRNHHEIGNGQIAELANDWDGYSGKIPRSAATVAEVLKQYGYATSAFGKWHNTPAEETTAAGPFENWPTGLGFEYFYGFLAGEASQYEPHLVRNTTVVAPPKTPEEGYHLSEDLADDAIGWLRRHKAFNADKPFFMYWASGCLHGPHHIMKEWADKYAGKFDDGWDAYRERVFARAKSKGWIPQDCELTERDATLAGWDDIPEDEKPFQRRLMEVAAGYAEHVDVQVGRLADELDDLGYGENTLFFYIWGDNGSSGEGQNGTIAELLAQNGIPTTVRQHIDALEELGGLDVLGSPLVDNQYHAGWAWAGSTPYKGMKLLASHLGGTRNPMAVRWPAKITADPTPRDVFLHCTDVVPTIYEVVGIEPPRTVLGEQQIPIAGASFARTLVDRSAPGGKRTQYFEIMGSRAIYDDGWLACARGPRLPWVPGAPEGIATWTPDQDRWELYHLDEDWSQARDLASAQPEKLAQLRELFAIEAARNAVLPIGGGLWVPVYHPELRITPPYREWTFAGDMVRMPEFCAPALGNKNNTVTIDVDVPDAGSGVLYALGAGAGGLTCYLDDGYLCYEYNLFILMRTKVRSAAPVPAGRHTIVVQTAYAELRPGGPLDVTLAVDGSTVASGQVPVSAPLLFTANDCLDIGTCLGSPVSLDYRERAPFPFEGRIHRVHVQYD; encoded by the coding sequence CCCGGCGGCGGCGTGCTGCCGTTCCCGCCGGTGCCGTCGGCCAGCGTCGCCGGGCGCACTCTGGACGAGTCCAGCTACGCCCAACGTCAGGTGCTCCGGCGCCTGCACCAGGACGCGCCGAACATCGTGATCGTGCTGATCGACGATGCCGGGCCCGGGCTGCCGTCCGGGCTCGGCGGTGAAGTGAACACCGCGACGCTGGACCGGTTCTGTGCAGAAGGCGTGTCGTACAACAGGTTTCACACCACGGCCATGTGTTCGCCGACGCGCGCCTCGCTGCTGACCGGCCGCAACCACCATGAGATCGGCAACGGGCAGATCGCCGAACTCGCCAACGACTGGGATGGGTATTCCGGCAAGATCCCGCGCTCGGCCGCCACCGTGGCCGAGGTGCTCAAGCAGTACGGCTATGCCACCTCGGCATTCGGCAAGTGGCACAACACCCCGGCCGAGGAGACCACCGCCGCGGGCCCGTTCGAGAACTGGCCCACCGGACTGGGTTTCGAATACTTCTACGGCTTTCTGGCCGGCGAGGCCTCCCAGTACGAACCGCACCTGGTGCGCAACACCACCGTCGTCGCCCCGCCGAAGACCCCCGAGGAGGGCTACCACCTCTCCGAGGACCTGGCCGACGACGCCATCGGCTGGCTGCGCAGACACAAGGCGTTCAACGCCGACAAACCGTTCTTCATGTACTGGGCCAGCGGGTGCCTGCACGGGCCGCACCACATCATGAAGGAGTGGGCAGACAAGTACGCCGGGAAGTTCGACGACGGCTGGGATGCCTACCGGGAGCGGGTGTTCGCGCGCGCCAAAAGCAAGGGCTGGATCCCGCAGGACTGTGAACTGACCGAACGCGATGCCACCCTCGCGGGTTGGGACGATATCCCCGAGGACGAGAAGCCGTTCCAGCGCCGCCTGATGGAGGTGGCCGCCGGCTACGCCGAGCATGTCGATGTGCAGGTCGGCCGGCTCGCCGACGAGCTGGACGATCTCGGGTACGGCGAGAACACGCTGTTCTTCTATATCTGGGGTGATAACGGATCGTCCGGGGAAGGCCAGAACGGCACCATCGCGGAACTGTTGGCGCAGAACGGGATTCCCACCACGGTGCGCCAGCACATCGACGCACTCGAGGAACTGGGCGGGCTGGACGTGCTCGGCTCACCGCTGGTGGACAACCAGTACCACGCCGGGTGGGCGTGGGCGGGCAGCACGCCGTACAAGGGCATGAAGCTGTTGGCCTCCCATCTGGGCGGCACCCGTAACCCGATGGCCGTGCGCTGGCCGGCGAAGATCACCGCTGACCCGACACCGCGGGATGTCTTCCTGCATTGCACCGATGTGGTGCCGACCATCTACGAGGTGGTGGGCATCGAGCCGCCGCGAACGGTGTTGGGGGAGCAGCAGATCCCGATCGCGGGCGCCAGTTTCGCCCGGACGCTCGTCGATCGGTCCGCGCCGGGCGGCAAGCGGACCCAGTACTTCGAGATCATGGGCAGCCGGGCCATCTATGACGACGGGTGGTTGGCCTGCGCGCGCGGACCGCGGTTGCCCTGGGTGCCCGGGGCCCCCGAGGGCATCGCCACCTGGACACCGGATCAGGACCGCTGGGAGCTCTACCACCTCGACGAGGACTGGTCCCAGGCGCGCGACCTGGCCTCGGCGCAGCCGGAGAAGCTGGCCCAGCTACGCGAGTTGTTCGCCATCGAGGCCGCCCGCAACGCCGTGCTGCCGATCGGCGGGGGACTGTGGGTGCCGGTCTATCACCCCGAACTGCGCATCACCCCGCCGTACCGGGAGTGGACGTTCGCCGGCGACATGGTGCGGATGCCGGAGTTCTGCGCCCCGGCGCTGGGCAACAAGAACAACACCGTGACCATCGATGTCGACGTCCCCGACGCCGGTAGCGGCGTGCTGTACGCACTCGGTGCCGGAGCGGGTGGGCTGACCTGTTACCTGGATGACGGCTACCTCTGCTACGAGTACAACCTGTTCATCCTGATGCGCACGAAGGTCCGGTCTGCGGCGCCGGTGCCGGCGGGGCGGCACACGATCGTCGTGCAGACCGCCTACGCCGAGCTGCGGCCGGGTGGACCGCTGGATGTCACGCTGGCCGTCGACGGCTCGACGGTGGCTTCGGGTCAGGTGCCGGTGAGCGCACCCCTGCTGTTCACCGCGAACGACTGCCTGGACATCGGCACCTGCCTGGGTTCACCGGTGTCGTTGGATTACCGCGAGCGCGCGCCGTTCCCGTTCGAGGGGCGGATCCACCGGGTGCACGTGCAATACGACTGA
- a CDS encoding ATP-binding protein, translated as MTANRIDAMLSAPVSERGQLIAQAVEDQWYEKKGARVSAQTLGQALVAFANAEGGLVVVGVQGGVVQGMTRQGIRQINSLRQASIDHAVPPVRYSCSDVGCINADGHEDFLLVFRVDPGERVHEMRNGDTYLRVGDESRKLNYSQRQELEFDKGQAQYDGMAVNNGYGVADLDDRLLENYRENTGAESAEGILRARSLLTKDGSLTNAGYLLFAGHPQQEFPEAYIRVLRYMSTDRGTGADLNLYDDGDVKIEGPIPYAIQSAAEVIERFAPKRRSLNATGLFTGADIVPRDAWLEGLVNAVIHRSYSLAGDHIRVEIFPDRIEIESPGRFPGLVDPSKPLEISRFARNPRIARVCADLRIGQELGEGIKRIFEEMRKVGLTDPVYKQGTGSVRLRLEAVHRLRAEVAARLPKGSQGVLDLLRGASTPMGTGEVADALNMSRPTATNRLQALRDEGLVRWIGKSPKDPRAAWALADL; from the coding sequence GTGACTGCCAATCGGATCGACGCCATGCTCAGCGCGCCAGTATCTGAGCGCGGGCAACTCATAGCCCAAGCAGTCGAGGATCAGTGGTACGAAAAGAAGGGCGCCCGCGTAAGCGCACAGACACTCGGCCAAGCGCTGGTGGCCTTCGCGAATGCCGAGGGCGGCTTGGTCGTCGTGGGAGTTCAAGGTGGCGTAGTCCAAGGAATGACCCGGCAAGGCATCAGGCAGATCAACAGCCTCCGACAGGCGTCCATCGACCACGCAGTGCCCCCGGTTCGATACAGCTGTTCTGATGTTGGGTGCATCAACGCCGATGGGCATGAGGATTTCCTGCTTGTATTTCGTGTTGATCCAGGTGAACGCGTCCACGAGATGCGGAACGGTGACACGTACCTTCGTGTCGGTGACGAATCGCGGAAACTGAACTACTCGCAGCGTCAAGAGCTCGAGTTCGACAAGGGTCAGGCTCAGTACGACGGGATGGCCGTCAATAACGGCTACGGCGTCGCCGATTTGGATGATCGTCTGCTGGAGAACTACCGCGAGAACACGGGTGCGGAATCGGCGGAGGGCATACTCCGAGCCAGGAGCCTCCTTACGAAGGACGGCTCCCTCACCAACGCTGGCTATCTCTTGTTTGCTGGGCACCCGCAACAGGAGTTCCCCGAGGCGTACATACGGGTGCTTCGATATATGTCAACGGACCGGGGAACCGGAGCTGACCTCAATCTATACGACGACGGCGACGTGAAGATTGAGGGCCCGATCCCGTACGCAATCCAAAGTGCCGCCGAGGTGATCGAACGGTTCGCCCCCAAGCGACGATCGCTTAACGCCACTGGCCTCTTCACTGGCGCTGACATCGTTCCAAGAGACGCATGGCTTGAAGGGCTGGTGAACGCGGTGATCCATAGATCGTACAGCCTTGCTGGCGACCACATCCGCGTCGAGATCTTCCCCGACCGAATTGAGATTGAGAGCCCCGGCAGGTTTCCTGGCCTGGTCGATCCTTCGAAACCCCTTGAGATCAGCCGATTCGCAAGGAATCCGCGAATCGCGAGAGTGTGTGCCGACCTCCGAATTGGGCAGGAGCTGGGCGAAGGCATCAAACGGATCTTCGAGGAGATGCGCAAGGTCGGCCTCACTGACCCTGTCTACAAACAAGGCACTGGCAGTGTGCGCCTCCGCTTGGAGGCGGTTCACCGACTCCGCGCGGAGGTGGCCGCACGTCTTCCGAAGGGCAGCCAAGGCGTTTTAGATCTTCTTCGGGGCGCATCAACGCCGATGGGAACAGGCGAGGTCGCAGATGCTCTGAACATGAGCAGACCAACGGCGACAAACCGGCTGCAAGCCCTTCGGGACGAAGGACTAGTTCGATGGATCGGCAAGTCGCCAAAAGACCCGCGAGCGGCCTGGGCGCTGGCGGATCTGTGA
- a CDS encoding Abi family protein, which translates to MTAYSKPHLSREDQVQIMVGRGLICADEAAAVQLLKQVGYYRLSAYVYPFREMLPPEASRKSSPAHYRSDAIKAGATFEHVQSLWRFDRKLRLKCMDALEVVEIGLRSELAHTLAQRSIFGHVEPSSLDRATCNEPCAGGAINLFDDWMERYEKLKSAAKNEDYRIHHRAKYGDPIPVWIAVEFLDFGALCRIYNLLEKSDQNAIAASMRLKGGALLKKWLRDLNYLRNLCAHHSRLWNRVLTYQSAKFSPHQVEDELKHAATWGTRDKMYVLSAILAYLVRHIDPASTWHLDFKSHVRKFPELPDKSPVADMGFPTDWVDLSLWNTVPPPS; encoded by the coding sequence ATGACGGCATACAGCAAGCCCCACCTGTCGCGCGAGGACCAGGTGCAGATCATGGTCGGCCGCGGGCTTATCTGTGCCGACGAAGCGGCGGCTGTACAGCTTCTTAAGCAGGTCGGTTACTACCGTCTCTCGGCTTATGTCTATCCATTCCGTGAGATGCTGCCGCCGGAGGCGTCGCGAAAGTCCAGTCCAGCACACTACCGATCGGACGCCATCAAGGCCGGCGCTACATTCGAGCACGTTCAGTCGTTATGGCGCTTTGACCGAAAACTGCGGCTCAAGTGCATGGATGCGCTTGAAGTCGTCGAGATCGGCCTCCGGTCTGAGCTGGCGCACACGCTGGCTCAGCGCAGCATATTCGGTCATGTCGAGCCGTCATCTCTGGACCGAGCGACCTGCAACGAGCCATGTGCCGGCGGCGCCATCAATCTGTTTGACGACTGGATGGAGCGCTACGAAAAGCTCAAGTCCGCGGCCAAGAACGAGGACTACAGGATTCATCACCGAGCCAAGTATGGCGATCCAATTCCAGTGTGGATTGCGGTGGAGTTTCTCGACTTTGGCGCCTTGTGCCGAATCTACAACCTACTCGAAAAGTCTGACCAAAACGCCATCGCGGCCAGTATGAGGCTGAAGGGCGGCGCGCTACTCAAGAAGTGGCTGCGAGACTTGAACTACCTACGTAATCTCTGCGCGCACCACAGTCGTCTCTGGAACCGAGTGCTGACATATCAGTCGGCCAAATTCAGTCCGCATCAGGTCGAGGACGAGCTGAAGCACGCGGCTACCTGGGGTACACGGGACAAGATGTACGTGCTCTCGGCGATTCTGGCGTACTTGGTGCGCCACATAGACCCCGCGTCAACATGGCACCTCGATTTTAAAAGTCACGTCCGCAAGTTCCCCGAGCTGCCAGACAAGTCCCCGGTAGCAGACATGGGTTTCCCAACCGACTGGGTCGATCTATCTCTCTGGAACACGGTGCCACCCCCTTCGTGA
- a CDS encoding long-chain fatty acid--CoA ligase has translation MLSNSMDDYPLTLTRIVERAERFHADVEVVSRRPSGAVERTTLGECAARARNLATALEALGVRPGDPVATLLWNQREHLELYFAVPAMGSVIHTLNPRLFPYELAFIVDDASDGVIIIDESLLQVFESFRAGLDFRHVIVVPQDGPAPAGTLDYEALIADATPMTWPELDERDAAAMCYTSGTTGRPKGVVYSHRALVLHSLVAALPDQLAVSAGDTVLPVVPMFHANAWGLPYAAALAGARLVLPGPRLDPESVLNLCAHERVTMTAGVPTVWMGMLAALDAEPDRWDLSELNRLIVGGAAVPRSMFEGFDRHGLTVVQAWGMTETAPLGAVCRLPVRLYEGERDEQYGFRVRQGVATPFFDIRARDDNGELIAWDDAAMGELEVRGPWVAGSYHGGRGTENFTVDGWFRTGDVVRIDAHGCIRICDRSKDLVKSGGEWISSVDLENQLMAHPAVAQAAVIAVPDERWGERPLAVVSLCDGADASADELREHLAQEFARWQLPDRFEFVQAIPCTATGKFKKSQLRTQFTTA, from the coding sequence ATGCTCAGCAACAGCATGGACGATTACCCCCTCACCCTCACCAGGATCGTTGAGCGCGCCGAGCGGTTCCACGCCGATGTAGAGGTGGTGTCGCGGCGCCCGTCGGGTGCTGTCGAGCGCACCACGCTCGGTGAATGTGCCGCCCGCGCGCGCAATCTCGCGACCGCACTGGAGGCGCTCGGCGTGCGTCCGGGCGATCCGGTCGCGACCTTGTTGTGGAACCAGCGCGAGCATCTGGAGTTGTACTTCGCCGTACCCGCCATGGGCTCTGTCATCCACACGCTCAACCCACGGCTCTTTCCCTATGAGCTCGCGTTCATCGTCGACGACGCCTCGGACGGCGTCATCATCATCGACGAGTCGCTACTGCAGGTCTTCGAAAGCTTCCGGGCCGGACTCGATTTCAGGCATGTCATCGTCGTCCCTCAGGACGGACCGGCGCCCGCCGGCACGCTGGACTATGAGGCGCTGATCGCCGATGCCACGCCCATGACGTGGCCCGAACTCGACGAACGAGACGCGGCGGCGATGTGTTACACATCCGGCACGACGGGCCGACCCAAAGGCGTGGTCTACTCCCACCGGGCGCTGGTGTTGCATTCGCTGGTGGCGGCGCTGCCCGACCAACTAGCCGTATCCGCCGGGGACACAGTGCTTCCCGTCGTGCCGATGTTCCATGCCAACGCGTGGGGACTGCCCTACGCCGCGGCGCTGGCGGGGGCACGCCTGGTGTTACCCGGACCGCGGCTGGACCCGGAAAGCGTGCTCAACCTGTGTGCCCACGAACGGGTCACCATGACGGCGGGCGTGCCGACCGTATGGATGGGCATGCTCGCCGCGCTGGACGCCGAACCGGACAGGTGGGACCTGTCGGAACTGAACCGTCTGATCGTGGGGGGCGCCGCAGTGCCACGGTCGATGTTCGAAGGGTTCGACCGCCACGGATTGACCGTCGTCCAGGCCTGGGGGATGACCGAGACCGCACCCCTCGGCGCGGTGTGTCGGCTGCCGGTGCGACTCTACGAAGGCGAACGCGACGAGCAGTACGGTTTCCGCGTCCGGCAGGGCGTCGCCACCCCGTTCTTCGACATCCGGGCCCGCGACGACAACGGTGAACTCATCGCCTGGGACGACGCCGCCATGGGTGAACTCGAGGTGCGCGGCCCGTGGGTCGCTGGCAGTTACCACGGCGGCCGGGGCACCGAGAACTTCACCGTCGACGGCTGGTTTCGGACCGGCGACGTGGTGCGGATCGATGCGCACGGATGCATCCGGATCTGCGACCGCTCAAAGGATCTGGTGAAGTCCGGCGGCGAATGGATCTCCTCGGTCGACCTGGAGAACCAACTCATGGCGCACCCCGCCGTGGCCCAGGCCGCCGTGATCGCGGTGCCCGACGAACGGTGGGGCGAACGCCCCTTGGCCGTGGTGTCGCTGTGCGACGGCGCCGACGCGTCGGCCGACGAGCTTCGCGAGCACCTCGCTCAAGAGTTCGCCAGATGGCAGTTACCGGACCGCTTCGAGTTTGTGCAGGCGATCCCCTGCACGGCCACCGGCAAGTTCAAGAAATCCCAATTGCGCACCCAGTTCACCACAGCCTGA
- a CDS encoding WS/DGAT/MGAT family O-acyltransferase encodes MRQLTSLDAQFLAMENDRVQGHVSVLGVYDAHTAAGEPLDAKFVGRIIGERLHLLPTFRWRLAQVPFDLDYPYWVDDGTFDVEYHVRELALPAPGTERQLAEQVAHIIGRQLDRSRPLWEVHVIHGLAGGGVAVLTKMHHAAVDGVSGAEVMSILLDDTTARESEPAPAITAESFPSEVQMLGRGLVGLMSQPLRMLRAGPTALPHLDDVPTVRHLPGVKTIARSSRLIKRALAAGGNRAALRGSDITAPRTRFQARVSPHRRVAFGSMSLAEVKTIKNTFGCTVNDVVLAICTAGLRNWLNKQGELPAEPLASFIPMSVRTPEQRGTFGNRVSVMLTRLPTDIADPIARLHKINEEMGPVKQRHRALPASLLQDANHFIPPALFAQAARATSRLAGVRGLNQPANVMISNVPGPSTTLYLGGARQRAQFPVSGVLDGIGINITVMSYQDQLELGIVVDRELADDPWEILDALRAGLDELCDAARATTPERKDN; translated from the coding sequence ATGCGACAACTGACCAGCCTCGACGCACAGTTCCTGGCCATGGAGAACGACCGGGTGCAGGGCCACGTCAGCGTGCTCGGGGTGTACGACGCGCACACTGCAGCCGGCGAACCCCTTGATGCAAAGTTCGTCGGCCGGATCATCGGCGAGCGCCTGCATCTGCTGCCCACCTTCCGTTGGCGGCTCGCACAGGTGCCGTTCGATCTCGATTACCCGTACTGGGTTGACGACGGCACCTTCGATGTCGAGTACCACGTCCGCGAACTCGCTCTGCCGGCGCCGGGCACCGAGCGACAGCTGGCCGAACAGGTGGCGCACATCATCGGTCGCCAACTCGACCGGTCGCGGCCGCTATGGGAGGTCCATGTCATCCACGGCCTGGCGGGCGGCGGCGTCGCGGTGCTGACGAAGATGCACCACGCGGCGGTCGACGGGGTGTCCGGCGCCGAAGTGATGAGCATTCTGCTCGACGACACCACCGCGCGCGAGTCCGAGCCCGCGCCTGCGATCACGGCCGAGTCCTTCCCCTCCGAAGTACAGATGCTGGGCCGCGGATTGGTCGGGCTGATGAGCCAGCCGCTGCGGATGCTGCGGGCAGGACCTACGGCGCTGCCACATCTCGACGATGTACCCACCGTCCGCCACCTTCCTGGCGTGAAAACGATTGCCCGCAGCAGCAGGCTGATCAAGCGGGCCCTCGCTGCCGGCGGCAACCGGGCGGCGTTGCGCGGCAGCGATATCACCGCACCCAGAACCCGATTTCAGGCGCGGGTCTCACCGCATCGCCGCGTCGCCTTCGGGTCGATGTCACTGGCCGAGGTCAAGACGATCAAGAACACCTTCGGCTGCACCGTCAACGACGTCGTGCTGGCGATCTGTACCGCCGGGTTGCGCAACTGGCTCAACAAGCAGGGTGAGTTGCCGGCCGAACCGCTCGCCAGTTTCATACCGATGTCGGTGCGCACGCCGGAACAGCGGGGCACGTTCGGCAATCGCGTCTCGGTGATGCTCACCCGACTGCCGACCGATATCGCCGACCCCATCGCACGGCTGCACAAGATCAACGAGGAAATGGGTCCCGTCAAGCAGCGCCACCGCGCGCTGCCGGCATCGTTACTGCAGGACGCCAACCACTTCATTCCGCCCGCCTTGTTCGCACAGGCGGCGCGGGCCACCTCCCGGCTCGCCGGTGTGCGTGGGCTGAATCAGCCTGCCAACGTCATGATCTCGAACGTCCCGGGCCCCTCGACAACGCTGTATCTCGGCGGAGCACGGCAACGCGCCCAGTTCCCGGTGTCCGGGGTGCTCGACGGGATCGGCATCAACATCACCGTGATGAGCTACCAGGATCAGCTCGAACTCGGCATCGTCGTCGACCGCGAACTCGCCGACGACCCGTGGGAGATCCTCGACGCCTTACGGGCCGGACTGGACGAACTGTGTGACGCCGCGCGCGCAACGACACCCGAGCGAAAGGACAACTGA